The nucleotide window ACGTAGTTGCCCGCGGCCGCCACGCCGACGGTCGTGACCGGTGGATTCGACTGCAGGTTCCACTGCAGCGGCACCACGTACCGCTGCGTCGGATGGCCCGTCGTCCAGTTGTCGTAGCGCGCGAGGATCGGCCCAGCCTCTTTCCACAGCGACAAATTCCACGGATGCGCCGCGGTATAGCCGGTGACGTACATCGTGTCCGTTTCGGGCACGTAAAGCACGCGGCCGGTGCCGGTGAATATCGCCGGCGTCGGAAAGGTTTTCGCGGCTGCATAGTCGTAGACCGGATTGCCAAGCGAGTCGAAGCCTTGCAACGGCAGTTCGCGGATGCCCTTCGTCGGCGTGCCGAACCACACGTTGCCGAGCGAATCGACCCAGATAAAGCTGTTGCCGATCGTGCTCGACGCCGACGGATTACTCGTCAATTCATTCGCATCGATGCCGCCATTCCCGTTCGTATCGCGCCACATCCATTCCCCGACCGCCGGCTGACCCGCCGGATACCCGCCGGCGATCGGCAGCTCCGCGAACATGCCCGAAGGAATCGCGATATTGCCGTGCGCCGGATCGAAGCGATAGATATAGAGTTCGTGCGAATACGGGTCGAGCGCATAGAGATACGGCTTGCCGCCGTTCAGGCGCCGCAGCATCGGCTCGCCGCGCACGAGGCGCCCGAGGTGCAATTCCGGATCGTCTGGATAGTTGAAGCGATCCACGGTGAAGGCCGAATAGGTCCATTGCTTTCCGGCCGGGTTGTTCCAGTTCATCGTGAAGACTTTCGAACCGGTGTAGATCGTGTTCTCCGACGCCGGATCGAAGGTTGCGCCATCAACGAACAGCAACCCGTCGAGCTCCCACCGCAACGCGCGCGACACGCCCGTAAACGCCTGCAGCACCGCGCCGGCGCCGACCGACGGCGAGTTCAGCTGACGCGGCCCCTCGCTGTTCTGTCCGACATAGAGATTGCCGGCCTGATCGAAGCCGAAACCGGTAATGCCGTTGTAGCTGCCCAGTTGCACGGCGCCCGCGTTATGGAAGATGCCGCGCGCGGTGCCCATCGAACCAGCCGGTGTCGTCAGACCGCTCGCACTCTTGTTGTAGATGAGCAGTTGCTGGCTCCGTCCGTTGTCGGAGATAACCAGCTGACCCGATGGCGCAATCGAGATATCGGTCGGCACTACACCGGCAGGCAACACTGGTGCGCCCACGATCGGCACACCGCTCGACGAATAGTGCGCAATCGCATATTGCCCCGTCATCGCACCGGTAATGACCCATAGCGTCGAATCGGTATCGATCGCGATGCGACCCGGCGACGTCACGTTGAACGAGCGCAGGCGCTGCATCGTATTCGCATCGTAGGCAATGACCTGGTTTGCGTACTGGTCCGACACGTAGAGGGTCGTGTCATTGGCCGCGAGACCGCGAATACCTGCGTCAGTGCCCGTGCTCACCGTATCGACAACGAGAAAGCTGTTCCTGGTGGCATTCGCGCTATTGGCGATACCGCTGGCAAACGGCGCGCCCTGCGCGATGTTGCTGACGAGCCGCCGCGTGATGCCGTACCACTGCTGGTTAACCGGCGGATAGTCGGCACCGGTGAGCCCGTTATTCTGATTGCCGATCGACATCGCCGCATACACGTATGTGCGGTTCGACGCGATCGCCTCGCCGCCGCTCGCGCCCCAGCCGTGCGTCGCGCCGCCGACCGCAAGCCTGTCACCATTTTTGTATGCGGCGATTTCGCTGCCGCTTTCGTCCCAGCCGCAATTGACATAAACGGTGCCATCGGGCGCGACGTTAATGGCCTGAATGTCCTGTTGCATCCATTTACCATCGCCATAACCAAATGTATTGCCAAGCCATGAAGTAGCGTAATTCAATTTCGATTGTGCATTACAACCAACAGGGACAAGGCTGCTCAATGCGAGCAGCGCCGCACCCAGATAAGAGAGGGTCTTCAAGTTCTGCGTCCTTGCGGGGGATAATGAAGCGAATTGCAGGCGGGACGTGGGAATCGGGCACATCATGCGCCGGATTCCCGTTACACCTGGATTTGTCCGCAGAATACCGCGACGCTCGAATCGCAGAACTGGATTGAAATGGTGGAAATACCGCTCTATTAGGCGATTTGGAATGCGTGCCTACGGTTTACTCGGTGCACATCGAAATAATTCGGCCCTTTTATAGGCTCATTATCCGAGGATATTTATAAAGGACTCGATGAATTTTTACGGCGTATTTCGAAGCACTTTTATCGAAGCGGTTTGAGGCAGTCAAAGCACGCCGTTCCTGCGATACAGAAGCCGCGGCACCACGCCGAACGCGACCAGATTGCCTAGCGCAACGAGCATCAGGCCGGTCACTGCGAGCAAAGACCATCGGTAACCTTCGAACACTGTCGATACTGCGAGCGCGACGAACGGAAACAGCACCGTGCAGTAGGCGGCGCGTTCCGGGCCGATCCGGCCGACGAGCGTCAGGTACGCGGTAAAGCCGATCACCGAGCCCGGCACAGCGAGATAGACGAGCGCGCCGAGATATCGCGCGTCGGTCTGAGGCGCGAACGACAGGCCAGCGAGCGCGCTGCCGGCGGTCAGCACCGCCGCGCCGATCAACATGCCCCAACTGTTGGTGACGAGCGGATGCAAACCCATCGCCTGCATTTTGGTCGACAGCAAATTGCCAACCGAGAAGCACATCGTGCCTGCGAGTGCAATCGCGAGCCCGAACCATACGGCCTGTTCGCCGAGATGCCCGCTGATCTGCTGCAGCGACAGGCAGACGATTCCGGCAAAGCCGAGCAACGCGCCAGCGATTGCCGCCGGCTGCAGCGGCCGGCCGAGAAAGATGCGCCCGTTGATTGAATTCAGCAGCGGTGCAGTCGAAAACACAACGGCGACGAGGCCGCTCGGTACCGCGCGTTCAGCGTAGTAAAAACAGAGGAAGTTCACGCAAAACAGTGCGAGTCCTTGCGCCACCAGATATCGCCACGCGCCGCGCGGCGGCCGCAGCGGACGCCGCGTCGCCGCGACCAGCGCGAACAGCACGGCCGACGCGAGCCAGAAGCGATAGGCAATCGACACCGGCGGCGGCACATCGCCGAGTTGCCATTTGATCGCAATCCACGTAGTGCCCCAGATCAACACGGTCACCACATAAAGCAGCAAATTCATCGAACGCACCTACAAGGCAGGAAGAGTCCGACTATGCGGTTTTGCACACCGCAGCGCATGTCTGGAATTGCGCACTTTCTGCATGAACGGACGAGCGTGCCGGCCGCCGGTCTTATACTACGTACGAACATGCGCCGACGAAAATGACCTCCGTCCCTTCCCCCGACACTGCCGCTGCCGCAGACCCGGTCGATCCGCCGTTCGGCGTCCATTCGATCTGCCACACGCTGGCCGTGTCCGACGCGACGCTCGACCGCTTTGCATGGCTTGGCGACAAGCTCGCGGTGGCCATCTGGACTCGCGAAACGAGGGAGGCGGAAACAGCCTACGAGCAGCCCGGCCATCACACGCTCTCGTGCTATCTCGACGGCGGCCATCGCACCGAACGGCAAAAGCTGCCGGGCCGCTACGGCGCACCGAGCCGGCTGTGCGCGCTGCCCGGCGATCACGAATCGCGCTGGTGGGTGCGCGGCCATATGCATTTCGTGCATCTGTACTTCCTGCCCGAGCATTTCACGCAGCGCGCGATTCGCGAACTCGATCGCGAGCCGCGCGAACTGACGCTTGCCGACCGTACGTACTTCGAAGATGCGCGCATCGCAAGCTTGTGCCAATCGCTCGTGAACGACCGCTGGGACGATACCGACGGACGTTTGCGTGCCAACGAAACCGCGCACGAAATGCTGTCTCTGCTGTTGCGCTCGCAAGGCGTGAGCCGCACGAATGCGCCGCTCAAAGGCGGCCTCGCCGTGGCGACACGCCGGCGCCTGCGCGATTACATCGACTCACACCTCACGCAAGCGCTGACGCTCGGCGAACTGGCGAATGTCGCCAATCTGTCCGAATATCATCTTTCGCGAATGTTCCGCATTTCGTTCGGGTTGCCGCCACACGCCTGGATCGCGCAACAGCGCATCGAACGCGCGCGCGGGCTATTGCGTACCACGTCGCTGCCGCTCGCCGACATCGCAATGCGATGCGGCTATGCAAATGCAAGTCACTTCAGCCATCGCTTTCGCGAGGCGCTTGGCGCAGCGCCGATCGTTTATCGGTGTGCGTTGCGCAACGAGGAGACGCGATGAAAATCCGCGAATTCGGCGTCGAACGCTGGATGGATCTGTACGAGAACCGCTGCGAACTGAACCTCGCGGAAACCTGCGTCGAATCGTTGACCGTCGGCGAACTGCTGCGCATCGCGGGCAAGGAAGACGCGCTGCTCGACGAGATCCTGCCGATGAAGCTAACCTACGGCGCGATCGACGGCAGCGACCGGCTGCGCGCGAACGTCGCATCGCTCTACGACACGCAGCGCGTGCCGAATATCCTGATCACGCACGGTGCGATCAGTGCGAATGCGCTGATCTACGAAACGCTCGTCGAGCCCGGAGACCACGTCATCTCGGTGCTGCCCACCTATCAGCAGCACTATTCGATTCCGGAAAGCTACGGTGCGAACGTCGATATTCTGCGGCTACGCGAAGAAAACGGCTTCCTGCCGGACCTCGACGAACTGAAGCGCCTGGTCACTGCTAAAACGCGCGTGATCGCAATCAACAATCCGAACAACCCGACCGGCTCGCTGATGGACCGCGCGTTTCTCGAACGGCTCGCCGATATCGCGCGCTCATGCGGCGCGTATGTGCTCAACGACGAGGTGTATCGCGGCACCGATCAGCACGGCAACGGCTTCACCGCGTCGATTGCGGACCTCTACGAACAGGGCATCAGCACCGGCAGCATGTCGAAGACATGGTCGCTCGCGGGGCTGCGCGTCGGCTGGTTCGCGCGACTTCTGTGTCGCGCTCGTCGAAAAGACCGGCGTGATGTTCACGCCGGGCAGCGCGCTCGATATCGAAGGTTATGTGCGGATCGGCTATGCGAACAGCACCGATGTGCTGGAGAGGGGACTTGCGAGGGTGTCCGGCTTCATGAAGGATCTTGCGCGCCGTTAGCGGTGCCGTCAGCCGTTAGTGTTGTTCACCCGATCAGGCCCCGCACGCTATGGGTCGCGCTTACGTCGTGTGATCTTTGCGGCGCAGCGCTTCGGGCAAGCCGAACATCAGAATCGCCGCGCATACGAGGCTCATACAGCCGATCACATACAGCGCCGGCGTCGTACTCCCGGTCACGTCGCGAATCCGGCCGACCATCACCGGGCTCACGATACCGCCCAGCTGACCGAGCGTGTTGATCAGCGCGAGGCCGCCCGCGGCGCCGGCGCCGGTCACGAGCTTCGGCGGCAAGGCCCAGAACGCAGGAATCGACGCGACCACGCCGCCGCCCATCACCGCAAGCGCGATCACGAGAAATACGGTCTGCTTGTCGAAGATGCCTGCGGCAAAGAAGCCGACCGTCGCCATCAGCAACAGGCCCGCAACGAACTTGCGGCGTTCGCCGGTCGCATCCGATATGCGTCCGACGATCACCATGCACAGCGCGCCGCAAATATACGGAATCGCGGTCAATAGCCCGATGATGGTCGGGTTATGCGTACCCGCGCTGCGAATCAGTTGCGGCGCCCAGAAGTTGAGCCCGTACGACGCGACCTGGATCAGGAAATAGATAAGGCCGAGCGTCAGAAAGCCGGGCGTGCGGATCGCTTCGCCGAACGACTGGCTGTGATGTTTCTGCTGCGTTTGACCTTCGATCTGACTCGACAGGTAGAGCTTTTCCTGCGGCGTAAGCCAGTTCGCATCTTCGACACGGTCCTTCAGCACTTTCAGCACGAGCAGGCCCAGCACGATGCAAGGCAGGCCGCCGAGCAGAAACAGCCAGTGCCAGCCGCGAATGCCGAACACGCCATCCATATAGCCGAGCACGAGGCCCGACAGCGGTGCGCCAAACAGGCCCGAAAACGCGGAGGCGAGAAACAGCAGCGACGTGATACGGCCGCGGAAGCTCGCCGGGAACCACAGCGTCAGATAGTAGAGCACGCCGGGCGCAAAGCCCGCTTCCATCGCGCCGATCAGAAAGCGCAGACCGTAGAACTGCCATTCGGTTTGCACGAACACCATGGCCGCCGTCGCGAGACCCCACGAGATCATGATGCGCGCGATCCAGCGTCGCGCGCCGACCTTGAAGAGCAGCATATTGCTCGGCACTTCGAAGATCACGTAACCCACGACAAACAGGCTTGCGCCAAGACCGTACGCGGTATTCGAAAAGCCGAGATCGCTCTGCAGCTGGAACTTCGCGAAACTGATGTTGATCCGGTCGAAGAATGCGAACAGATAACAGATCATGATAAGCGGCATGAGCCGCCATGCGACCTTGCGGATCAGCTCAGCCGTGTCTTCAATGCTCGTGGTCGGTTTGTCTGCTGCGACTGCGCCTAGATCGCTCATTCTGCGTCTCCATGCCGGATTTGGCTACCTGCCTTCCGGTCGTCGGTTGTTGTTCGTGGACTGTGTCCCGTTCAATTCGTCAGGGGTTCGAACAGGTATTGCCGTTCGCGTTTTTCTAACACTCGCTACTCACATGCAGACGATGCCGTCCGGCACCGGATGCAGATCCTTGTTGCGGCCGGCCTTGGCCACCTGTCCCGAGGTCTCGTGACCGAGCAGCGCGGGCAGCGCGCGCGACAGCGTGATCAGCTTGTCGAGATCGATACCGTGCGGGATGCCGACTTCCTCGCACATGTTCACGAGGTCTTCGGTGCAGATGTTGCCCGACGCGCCCGGCGCGAACGGGCAGCCGCCAAGGCCGCCGAGCGACGCGTCGAAGCGGCGCGCGCCGGCTTCGTATGCGGCCATCACGTTCGCGAGGCCGAGGCCGCGCGTGTTATGGAAGTGCAGCGTCAGCGCGCTTGCCGGCATGCGCCCGAGCGCGCGTTTGACGATGCGCGCAACCTGGCGCGGATTGGCCATGCCGGTCGTGTCCGCAAGCGTAATTCCCTGAAAACCGAGCGCGAGGTACTTGTCGACGATCGACATCACGAGGTCCTCGTCGATCTTGCCTTCGAACGGACAGCCGAACGTCGTGGCGACCGTGCCGTTCAGCGAGACCGGCGCGCCGCGCGTGAAATCGACGATATCCGCGAATCCCGCAAGCGACTGATCGCGCGTCATCCGCATGTTCGCAAGATTGTGCGTCTGGCTCGCCGACATCACGAGGTTCAGCTCGTTCGCGCGCGATTCGAGCGCGCGCTCCGCGCCGCGCCGGTTCGGGATCAGGGCGACATAAATCACGTCGGGATGGCGGCGGATCCGATGAAACACGGCCTCGCCGTCGCGCAATGCCGGAATCGCTTTCGGCGACACGAACGAACCTGCTTCGATGCGCGAGAAACCGGCCGTCGACAGTGCGTCGATCAGCGCGACCTTGTCGGGCGTATCGACCCACGTCTTTTCGATTTGCAGGCCGTCGCGCGGAGCGACTTCCTGCACGATCAACCTGTCGTATGCGGTGTCGAAGTTCATTGCACTGCTCCTTCGTTACGAAGCCGCTCGATGTCGGCGGGCGCATAGCCGAGTGACGCAAGCACGCCGTCCGTGTGTTCGCCGAGCGTCGGACCGCTCCAGCGCACTTCGCCCGGCGTATCGGACAGTTTCGGCACGATGCCCGGCATCTTCACCGATGCGCCGCCCGGCAGTTGTGCCTGCAGCAACATCTCGCGAGCCTGATAGTGCGGATCGCCAACAATATCCGCAACCGAGTAGATGCGGCCAGCCGGCACTTCGGCGCGCTCGAGCGCGGCCATCACGTCATCGGTCGAATGGTGCGACGTCCATGCAGTGATCGCCGCATCGAGCATCGCGCTTTGGGCGGCGCGGCCGTCGTTGCGCGCAAGCGCCGGATCGTCGGCGAGGTCGGGACGGCCGATGACCTGCATGAGCCGCTTGAAGATCGGATCGCTGTTGCCGGCGATCACGACGTAAGCATTGTCTTCGGTGCGGTACGTGTTCGATGGCGCGATGCCCGGCAGCGCACCGCCGCTGCGCTCGCGCACGTGGCCGAGCAGGTCGTACTCGGGGACGAGGCTTTCCATCAGATTGAACACGCTCTCGACGAGCGATACGTCGACCACCTGACCTTCGCCCTGCCCCGTCTTCACGCGCAGCACCGACATCAGCGCGCCGATCACGCCATGCAACGACGCAAGCGAATCGCCGAGGCTGATGCCGACGCGCGCCGGCGCGCCGTCGGGCTCGCCGGTCGTATAACGGATGCCCCCCATCGATTCGCCGATCGCGCCGAAACCCGGCCGGTCGCGATACGGGCCGGTTTGTCCGTAACCGGAAATACGGACCATCGTCAGTTTCGGATTGATGGCGTGCAAGGTGTCCCAGCCGAGGCCGAGCTTTTCGAGCGCACCGGGACGGAGGTTTTCAACGAGGATGTCGGCGTCGGCAACGAGCCGCTTGACGATATCGGCGCCATCGGCCGATTTCAGATTGACGCAGATGGATTTCTTGTTGCGAGACTGGAGGTACCACCAGAGCGACGTTCCCTCATGGAGCTTGCGCCATTTGCGAAGAGGGTCTCCGCCGTCGGGTGCTTCGATCTTGATCACTTCGGCGCCGAATTCCGCAAGAAGCCGTGCGGCAAACGGCGCGGCGATCAGTGTTCCGATCTCGACGACCCGGATACCCGTAAGAGGGCCACTCATGATGCTGTCTCCTGATGCTTCAAGGCGTTGGAAGACAGCTTAGAAGCCCCACGGATACAGCGTCCAACCTCCATTCACCAATGATATTTCGCGAAACGCGAAAGGTCGTTTTGCCGCCGATTTCAGCGGAAATTCGTTTTGCAGTGCATCAAGCCGCGGTTTCCACCGCCCGCAGGTGGTCGAAAAGCAGCCGCCCGACCGGCGAAAGCGAGCCGGCATCGCGCACGACGATCACCAGACTGCGTTCGGCCCACTCGTCTTCGAGCTTGACGGCCACGAGGCCGAGCGGCCGCCCCATGATCTGAAATACGTTCGATGGCACCAAGCCCACCCCCATATCGGCCTGCACCATCCGGCAGACCGCGTCGAAGCCCGGCACATGAATGCGCAGCCGCAGCGGTTTGCCGGCCTGACGTGCGGCCATATGCGTGCGCGCATTGATGGAGCTGGCCGAATGCAGGCCGACGTGGTCGCTATCGAGCGTTTCCGCGAATGCAATCCGCTCGCGACCCGCCAGCGGATGGTCTTCGCGCATCACGACCACGAGCGAATCGTGCCGGTAGTGCGTGGCCTGCAGGCCGCGCGTGT belongs to Paraburkholderia sp. SOS3 and includes:
- a CDS encoding DMT family transporter, with translation MNLLLYVVTVLIWGTTWIAIKWQLGDVPPPVSIAYRFWLASAVLFALVAATRRPLRPPRGAWRYLVAQGLALFCVNFLCFYYAERAVPSGLVAVVFSTAPLLNSINGRIFLGRPLQPAAIAGALLGFAGIVCLSLQQISGHLGEQAVWFGLAIALAGTMCFSVGNLLSTKMQAMGLHPLVTNSWGMLIGAAVLTAGSALAGLSFAPQTDARYLGALVYLAVPGSVIGFTAYLTLVGRIGPERAAYCTVLFPFVALAVSTVFEGYRWSLLAVTGLMLVALGNLVAFGVVPRLLYRRNGVL
- a CDS encoding helix-turn-helix domain-containing protein, which codes for MTSVPSPDTAAAADPVDPPFGVHSICHTLAVSDATLDRFAWLGDKLAVAIWTRETREAETAYEQPGHHTLSCYLDGGHRTERQKLPGRYGAPSRLCALPGDHESRWWVRGHMHFVHLYFLPEHFTQRAIRELDREPRELTLADRTYFEDARIASLCQSLVNDRWDDTDGRLRANETAHEMLSLLLRSQGVSRTNAPLKGGLAVATRRRLRDYIDSHLTQALTLGELANVANLSEYHLSRMFRISFGLPPHAWIAQQRIERARGLLRTTSLPLADIAMRCGYANASHFSHRFREALGAAPIVYRCALRNEETR
- a CDS encoding MFS transporter, with protein sequence MSDLGAVAADKPTTSIEDTAELIRKVAWRLMPLIMICYLFAFFDRINISFAKFQLQSDLGFSNTAYGLGASLFVVGYVIFEVPSNMLLFKVGARRWIARIMISWGLATAAMVFVQTEWQFYGLRFLIGAMEAGFAPGVLYYLTLWFPASFRGRITSLLFLASAFSGLFGAPLSGLVLGYMDGVFGIRGWHWLFLLGGLPCIVLGLLVLKVLKDRVEDANWLTPQEKLYLSSQIEGQTQQKHHSQSFGEAIRTPGFLTLGLIYFLIQVASYGLNFWAPQLIRSAGTHNPTIIGLLTAIPYICGALCMVIVGRISDATGERRKFVAGLLLMATVGFFAAGIFDKQTVFLVIALAVMGGGVVASIPAFWALPPKLVTGAGAAGGLALINTLGQLGGIVSPVMVGRIRDVTGSTTPALYVIGCMSLVCAAILMFGLPEALRRKDHTT
- a CDS encoding hydroxymethylglutaryl-CoA lyase yields the protein MNFDTAYDRLIVQEVAPRDGLQIEKTWVDTPDKVALIDALSTAGFSRIEAGSFVSPKAIPALRDGEAVFHRIRRHPDVIYVALIPNRRGAERALESRANELNLVMSASQTHNLANMRMTRDQSLAGFADIVDFTRGAPVSLNGTVATTFGCPFEGKIDEDLVMSIVDKYLALGFQGITLADTTGMANPRQVARIVKRALGRMPASALTLHFHNTRGLGLANVMAAYEAGARRFDASLGGLGGCPFAPGASGNICTEDLVNMCEEVGIPHGIDLDKLITLSRALPALLGHETSGQVAKAGRNKDLHPVPDGIVCM
- a CDS encoding CaiB/BaiF CoA transferase family protein; translation: MSGPLTGIRVVEIGTLIAAPFAARLLAEFGAEVIKIEAPDGGDPLRKWRKLHEGTSLWWYLQSRNKKSICVNLKSADGADIVKRLVADADILVENLRPGALEKLGLGWDTLHAINPKLTMVRISGYGQTGPYRDRPGFGAIGESMGGIRYTTGEPDGAPARVGISLGDSLASLHGVIGALMSVLRVKTGQGEGQVVDVSLVESVFNLMESLVPEYDLLGHVRERSGGALPGIAPSNTYRTEDNAYVVIAGNSDPIFKRLMQVIGRPDLADDPALARNDGRAAQSAMLDAAITAWTSHHSTDDVMAALERAEVPAGRIYSVADIVGDPHYQAREMLLQAQLPGGASVKMPGIVPKLSDTPGEVRWSGPTLGEHTDGVLASLGYAPADIERLRNEGAVQ